The sequence below is a genomic window from Pseudomonas cannabina.
GCCTGCAACAGCCCGTCCTTGCCGCAGTCGCTGGGCGAGCGGCTCAGCGCATCGTTACTCGACGTGCTGTCCACCGCGTACGACTCGGCTTTCGCGGACACTGATGTCAGGCGCCAGTCTCATCAGGCGCAACTGTTGCAGCGCATCAAACAGTATCTGCTGAAGCATCTGCCCGACCCCGGGTTGACCGTCGAAAGCATCGCGCAGGCAAACCATGTGTCACCACGCACCCTGAACAGGCTGTTTGCCTCGCAAGGGACGACGGTCATTCGCTGGCTGTGGCAACAACGGCTCTCGGCCTGCCATAACGCGATGCTCAAGGGCCATGTGCGTCAGGTCAGCGAGGCGGCACTGAGCTTCGGTTTTACCAATCTTTCGCATTTCAGTCGCGCTTTCAAAAACGCCTATGGCGTGTCACCCCGGCAACTGCTGGCCTCACGCTGAGCCCATTGGCGTTCTCGGCACAATGACTGGCTGCCTGAGCAAAGCGGATCGGACTTTTCCCACTCAGTATGGAAGCCGTGCCGGACGCACGTTCGCGTCCCTGCAACGTTCAAGCTGATGAAGGAAATCGTTGATGAGACCCCATTCCGATAAAACCCTGCGCCTGCTGTTCCCCCAGTGGCAAGGCGGTAATAACGCGCCCTACCATTTCGGTGCGCAATTGCTCGCGTGGCTGGCGCCTGACACCTGCGGGCCAGTGGAACAGGTCCGCGTGGCCGCACCGGACGGAACGCCCCTTGCGGCTGAAGACGGCATCGTTGCCCGACGTGCGCTGCTCGAGCAGCTTGAGCATGCCCGCCAGCTGATCGACCGCCATCAGCCGGATCGGCTGGTGGTGCTGGGCGGCGACTGCCTGGTCGACCTTGCGCCATTCGCCTACCTGAACGAACGGTACGACGGAGACCTCGCCGTGCTCTGGGTCGACGCCCATCCGGATGTCATGACCCCGAAGGAGTTTCAACATGCCCATGCCATGGTCATGGGCAATCTGCTCGGCGAAGGCGACGCTGATTTCGTCGCCGCCGTGAAGCGTCCGATCAAACCGGCCAACGTGATGTATGCGGGGCTGCAGGAAACCCAGACGATGGAAACCGCGTTCATCCAGCGCCTCGGGCTGCGCAGTGCCGGGCCGCAAGCCCTGGCGCATTCCAGCGCACCGGTGCTGAACTGGCTCAAGGAGACGGGTGCCCGGCACCTGGCAATCCATCTGGACCTGGATGTGCTGGACCCGGCGCTGTTCCGCTCGTTGCTGTTCGCACAACCCGGCATTCCGACGGACAGTTTCGACGGCGTGGCACAGGGCAGCATGACGATCGAACAGATCGTTCGCCTGTTGACCGATGTGGCGGGCGTAGTGGATGTGGTCGGGCTTGGCATCGCTGAACACATGCCGTGGGATGCGTTGGCGCTGAGGAATATGCTGGCGAAGCTGCCGTTGCTGGGAAAGCCTGACGGTCAGTAAGAACCGGATCGCGGCAGGCGCATCATGCGTCGGGAACAGGGGGCTGTTTTCAGCGTCCAGCGCCCCTGATCTTCACGCGATGTATTCAGCCACGCGGTGGCCTTGGGAACACGCCGCGAACCTGCTCGTACGCCTGCGCCACGCGCAATGCCAAGGCATCCTGGAAGCGCGGCGCAACGATCATCATCGCGACTGGCAGGCCGTCGGCAAGACCGGCCGGGATCGATGTTGCCGGGTGTCCGGTCAGGTCGAACGGTGCGGTGTTGGCAAGCATGTTCAGCGCGCTGTGCACGTACTCTTCAATCGGCGCATCGGCGGCGGTCAACGGGGTCGCCACGAACGGCATGGTCGGCATCACCAGTACGTCGAAATCCTTGAACGCTTCGTCGTATTGGCGGGTGAGTTCCGGCACCAGCATGCGCGCCTTGGCGTAAGACGCGCCGTGCAGGTTTTTCAGGCTGTAATGCCCGGTCAGCGCCACGGCGCGCACGCTGCTGGACAACGTATTGGCGTGCTCGCGACGCTTGGCGCCGAAGTAGCTCATGATCTCGGGGTCATAATAGCCGTCGACGTTCATGCCGTAGCCATTGCCTTGCAGCATCTGGTACGCCGCGCCGTCAGTGGCGATGACGTTCCACATGTCCAGCGCCACCCCGTGATGCCACGGCACGCTTGCCTCACCGACCGTAGCGCCGAGACTTTCCAGTTGCGCCACGGCAGCTTTGACCAGCGCGTCCACCTGCGGCTCGGACATGCCGGGAATGGCGAAACCTTCGCGCAACAAGCCGATTTTCAGGCCTGCAACGCCTTGATCCAGGGTCGCGACACAACTGACCGCTGGCGGATTCTTCTGCCTTGAGTCGAGACCGTCAGCACCGGCAATCACGTCGAGCATCACCGCGCAGTCGCGCACGTTGTTGGCCATCGGGCCGACATGGTCGATGGTGCGTTCAATCGGAAAAGCGCCGGTGTAAGGCACCAGGCTGTACGTCGGCTTGTGCCCGACGATACCGCTCCATGCCGAGGGCATGCGGATTGAGCCGCCCTGATCGCCGCCAATGGCCATATCGACCTCTTGCAGCGAAACCAGCACGGCACTGCCGCTGGACGAGCCGCCGGCATTACGGGTCAGGTCCCACGGGTTTTTCACCGCGCCGCTGGCCGAGGTAAAGCTGGCACCGGAGAAGCACAGGTCTTCGCATACCGACTTGCCGACCACCGTTGCGCCAGCCGCCAATAAGCGTTTAACCACTGTGGCGTCTTCGGAGGGCATGTAGCCATCCAGGCTCAAAGAGCCATTAGCCATCGGTACGCCGGCCACCGAGACGTTGTCCTTGATGACCACTGTTCTGCCCGCCAAAGGACCACTGGCTGCGCCGGCAATGTGCGTTTTCACGTACCAGGCGCCATACAGGTTGTCGGCGTTTGCCGGTTTGCTGTGCTCGCGTACCGGCGTGGGCTGTGCGACGTGGGCGGCGTACAAGGCATCAATGGCTTCGTAGGAGCCCAGGGTTTCGTCGGCAAGGCTCAGAAACGATTCTATCTGGCTGTCGGACAGGTCGTAACCGTGGTCTTGGGCGGCGATCAGAAAGTCGGCTTTGACGGGGCGTTTTACAGACATGATGTTCTCCAGATAACGGTAAGGGCCACCCGAGGTCGGGCGGTCATTGACTGGAGCCGCCGGTGCAGACTGCACAGGCCTTGGCTCGATCCGGAGGACGTCGTTGTCCATGCCGGTCGCCACGCGGTGTTCCATACCTGCCGGTTCAGGGCGTATGGCAAACGTCCGAGCAGAAGAGGATCGGGCGACAGGCCCGACACTCGTAGCTCGTCACATCAACGCCTGCTCAGGAGCAGGCTTTTTGAAACAATTCATGGGCCTTGACCAGTGCTTCGGCGATCTTTTCTACCGGCTCGCGTTTGGCCATGGCCTGGTCACGCAACGCGTTGTAAGCGTCTATTTCCGAGAGCCCCTTGGTTTCCATCAAGATGATTTTCGCCTGCTGCACAGTCCGCATCACCGCCATGCGCCCTTCCAGACGCTTGACGTGTTTTTCCCGCTCGCGGGTTTTGCGCGCCTGGCTCAAGGTGATCGCCAGCGCCGTCAGCAAGCCGAACGACCTGACCGGCGAAGGAATCACCGAGCAGGCGTTGAGCTGCACCAGTGCCTCGACGATGATCGGGTTTTCATAGGCAATCACCGGGATGATCGGCGGCGTCGCGCTGTGCAACAGCCACGGCGTGTTGGTCGAAAGACTCTCCGGTGACACCGCCAATACGATCACGTCGGCCTCGCTGTGCAGGCGCTCCGGAATCGGCCATTGCACGCGCACCTGACAGCCGATGCGTTGCAACTGGGCGATCAGGTTGCGACCGTCTTCATCGTCCGGGTGCATCACCAGCACGCTGATGTCGCGCAGGTCCTTGATGCCGCCTGCGCTGTCGTTGCGCAGGCGCTTTTTTGCGGCACGCAGGGTCATGGACGCCTCCCGCTCTGGCTGGACCAGCCGCTGAAGTCCGGCGCAATGGCGTAGGGATCGGGTTTCAGCGCGTTCTGGCTTTCGTAGAGAATGTCGAACTGCCCTTCGGCGTTGGCCCGGCCGATCCGCGAATACAGGTAGGTGTGGTGATTGTGTTCATCGATGCGCACTCGCCCCTGCGGCGCGTCGTATTCCAGACCGCGCATGGTCTGCAACACGTCTTCCACTTCGGTGCTGCCCGCTCGGGCTATCGCCTTGGCCAGCAGATGAACCTGAAAGTAAGCGGCTTCCCAGCAGCGGTCGGTGACCTGATGCTGGCCAAACATTTCCCGGTATTGCGCAATGCACTGGCGATTGAGCGGCGTGTCGATCGACTGGAAATAGGTGGCCGCCGAGATGTGCCCGGTGCCCAGATGAACGCCCATCTGCTGGATGTCGGTTTCGCTGGTGGTCACGCTGGCAATCGGCATGACGGTCGGGTCAAGGCCTGCCTCGGCATAAGCCTGATACAAATGAGCCATGGTTTCACCGACCACCGTGGAGAAGATAAACGACGGTTGCAACTCTCGGGCCTTGACCATCAGCCTGGCGAAGTCTTCAGCCCGGGCGTTTTTCAGCGGCAGGTAATACTCGCCCAGCTTGCTGCCCCCGCGCTCATACAGCAGGTCGCTCATCAGCCGATTGGTTTCGTAGGGGTAAACGTACTCGGAGCCGATCATCAGCACGCGGCTGCCGAAGTGGTCGAACATGTAATTACCCAGCGGCACGGCGTTGTGGTTCGGCGTGGCGCCGGTGTAAATGATGTTGCGTGAATACTCGAAGCCCTCGTAGTACACAGGATACAGCAGCAACGCGTTGTAACGTTCAACCACCGGCAGTACAGCCTTGCGCGCTGCCGAGGTGTAGCAGCCAAAGAAAAACCGCAGGTTTTCGTCGCGGATCAATGACTCGACATGCATGGCAAACAGCGCAGGCGTCGAATCGGGATTGCGGGTAATCAATTCCAGAGGACGCCCATTCACGCCACCGGCTGCGTTGATCTGATGGATAGCAAACTGCGCGCCGCGCATTGTTGAACACTCACCGGCAGCGGTAACGCCGGTATTGGAAAACAGACCTCCTATGCGGATCGGGTCAACCATGCCTATAAACCTTGTTCAACGTGAGGTGAGACGCCCGCCATTGGCCGGGATCTGGAAGAGTGCTGAGCGAAAAGCCGTGGATTCAACGGTGGCTCTCAGGCGGTTGTGCCTGGGGCTGGCGTGACGACAGTGTCAGGACCAGTCATGCGAGGGGCCTTCCACACCTGCCGAGAATGGGCGTGTGGCAAGGGACCCTGCGAGGGTGTTGATCAGGCTCATGCAGGTAGCGGGCCATTCGTGATGTGTGGGGGTTGATGATTCATACGTCTGCTGGCTGGAGTGCTCCCTGGGTAACAGGCTTTTGTTGGCAGAGATGGGCGTACATTTGCAGGGGTCGTGTCGCTCATCACATCGCTTTCGCGAACAAGTTCGCTCCCACAAAAGCCCACTGCAGTTGACCCTTTCGCGAGCACGCAAAGTGCCCGGTTCGTACAAAGAGTGCGCCCCAAGTACGGATGCGCAGTGGTGGTGAAAGGAAATGATCGCTAACTGATCGATTGAAATGCGTACCTGTGGGAGCGAACTTGTTCGCGAAGGGGCCGGTACATCCACTGAGGATGTATCGTAAGGAATAAAGCCTTCGCGGACAAGCGAAGTGTCG
It includes:
- a CDS encoding arginase family protein produces the protein MRPHSDKTLRLLFPQWQGGNNAPYHFGAQLLAWLAPDTCGPVEQVRVAAPDGTPLAAEDGIVARRALLEQLEHARQLIDRHQPDRLVVLGGDCLVDLAPFAYLNERYDGDLAVLWVDAHPDVMTPKEFQHAHAMVMGNLLGEGDADFVAAVKRPIKPANVMYAGLQETQTMETAFIQRLGLRSAGPQALAHSSAPVLNWLKETGARHLAIHLDLDVLDPALFRSLLFAQPGIPTDSFDGVAQGSMTIEQIVRLLTDVAGVVDVVGLGIAEHMPWDALALRNMLAKLPLLGKPDGQ
- a CDS encoding amidase translates to MEHRVATGMDNDVLRIEPRPVQSAPAAPVNDRPTSGGPYRYLENIMSVKRPVKADFLIAAQDHGYDLSDSQIESFLSLADETLGSYEAIDALYAAHVAQPTPVREHSKPANADNLYGAWYVKTHIAGAASGPLAGRTVVIKDNVSVAGVPMANGSLSLDGYMPSEDATVVKRLLAAGATVVGKSVCEDLCFSGASFTSASGAVKNPWDLTRNAGGSSSGSAVLVSLQEVDMAIGGDQGGSIRMPSAWSGIVGHKPTYSLVPYTGAFPIERTIDHVGPMANNVRDCAVMLDVIAGADGLDSRQKNPPAVSCVATLDQGVAGLKIGLLREGFAIPGMSEPQVDALVKAAVAQLESLGATVGEASVPWHHGVALDMWNVIATDGAAYQMLQGNGYGMNVDGYYDPEIMSYFGAKRREHANTLSSSVRAVALTGHYSLKNLHGASYAKARMLVPELTRQYDEAFKDFDVLVMPTMPFVATPLTAADAPIEEYVHSALNMLANTAPFDLTGHPATSIPAGLADGLPVAMMIVAPRFQDALALRVAQAYEQVRGVFPRPPRG
- a CDS encoding ANTAR domain-containing response regulator; translation: MTLRAAKKRLRNDSAGGIKDLRDISVLVMHPDDEDGRNLIAQLQRIGCQVRVQWPIPERLHSEADVIVLAVSPESLSTNTPWLLHSATPPIIPVIAYENPIIVEALVQLNACSVIPSPVRSFGLLTALAITLSQARKTREREKHVKRLEGRMAVMRTVQQAKIILMETKGLSEIDAYNALRDQAMAKREPVEKIAEALVKAHELFQKACS
- a CDS encoding transporter substrate-binding domain-containing protein; the encoded protein is MVDPIRIGGLFSNTGVTAAGECSTMRGAQFAIHQINAAGGVNGRPLELITRNPDSTPALFAMHVESLIRDENLRFFFGCYTSAARKAVLPVVERYNALLLYPVYYEGFEYSRNIIYTGATPNHNAVPLGNYMFDHFGSRVLMIGSEYVYPYETNRLMSDLLYERGGSKLGEYYLPLKNARAEDFARLMVKARELQPSFIFSTVVGETMAHLYQAYAEAGLDPTVMPIASVTTSETDIQQMGVHLGTGHISAATYFQSIDTPLNRQCIAQYREMFGQHQVTDRCWEAAYFQVHLLAKAIARAGSTEVEDVLQTMRGLEYDAPQGRVRIDEHNHHTYLYSRIGRANAEGQFDILYESQNALKPDPYAIAPDFSGWSSQSGRRP